A window of Mycobacteriales bacterium contains these coding sequences:
- a CDS encoding beta-N-acetylhexosaminidase, with protein MPARRVLAGALACCAFLPATGAAGASLGTPSRPAPLTIPAMQRWHPATGVWRFAATTAVEVRRRHGAAAREARVLAADLGRQAGRAVAVVVASEPTAGDIVMRTVARSRRLGSEGYRLDVGRALTIEASTGAGLFYGGRSLLQMLRQGSTLPCGTAVDWPRYPQRGLMVDASRTTYSTAWVLREIRRLAALKLNVLHLHLTDDQRWALGSRVFPSVVGKRPFTRADIRRIVDLARRDHVTVIPEIEMPGHMAAFLVHHKRLILKPAGVASPSTVGAYTTDKLDITSPAALRAVRRILDEYLAWFPGRYFDIGSDEYLSPAEYPLFPQLETYATRRYGVGATPADAVHGFINWVDRIVRAHGKTLRIWSDQVGGVGKVAVNRDVILEWWDSISPFGDTLTVSPQTLLDRGYRIVNAGWYPNYYTTDIGPVRGKASLPGVYAGWQVNDFDGTQVGSSVTSKQQVAAASPGLLGAQMNIWGPLDETPAQTARRVEPHLAVLAQKAWDSPSPAASYAEFARDLTRVGLP; from the coding sequence GTGCCGGCCCGCAGGGTGCTCGCCGGCGCGTTGGCGTGCTGCGCCTTCCTGCCGGCGACCGGTGCGGCGGGCGCGTCGCTGGGCACGCCGAGCCGTCCGGCGCCGCTGACCATCCCGGCGATGCAGCGGTGGCATCCTGCGACCGGCGTGTGGCGGTTCGCCGCCACCACCGCGGTGGAGGTGCGGCGACGGCACGGCGCCGCCGCCCGCGAGGCCAGGGTGCTGGCCGCCGACCTCGGGCGACAGGCCGGTCGGGCGGTCGCGGTCGTCGTGGCGAGCGAGCCCACGGCCGGCGACATCGTGATGCGTACCGTTGCCCGGAGCCGACGGCTCGGGTCCGAGGGCTATCGCCTCGACGTCGGACGCGCACTGACGATCGAGGCGTCGACCGGGGCGGGGCTGTTCTACGGCGGGCGCTCACTGCTACAGATGCTGCGGCAGGGTTCCACGCTGCCCTGCGGTACGGCGGTGGACTGGCCTCGTTACCCGCAACGCGGCCTGATGGTGGACGCCTCCCGCACGACGTACTCGACGGCGTGGGTCCTGCGGGAGATCCGCCGGCTCGCGGCACTGAAGCTGAACGTTCTCCACCTGCATCTCACCGACGACCAGCGTTGGGCGCTCGGCAGTCGCGTCTTCCCGAGCGTCGTCGGCAAGCGCCCGTTCACGCGCGCCGACATCCGGCGGATCGTCGACCTCGCGCGTCGTGATCACGTCACCGTGATCCCCGAGATCGAGATGCCGGGCCACATGGCGGCGTTCCTCGTCCACCACAAGCGGCTGATCCTGAAGCCGGCCGGCGTGGCCTCGCCGAGCACGGTCGGCGCCTACACGACCGACAAGCTGGACATCACCAGTCCCGCGGCATTGCGGGCGGTCCGGCGGATCCTGGACGAGTACCTTGCGTGGTTTCCGGGCCGGTACTTCGACATCGGCTCCGACGAGTACCTCAGCCCGGCGGAGTACCCGCTGTTCCCGCAGCTCGAGACCTACGCCACACGCCGGTACGGCGTCGGGGCTACTCCCGCCGACGCGGTCCACGGCTTCATCAACTGGGTCGACCGGATCGTCCGCGCCCACGGCAAGACGCTGCGGATCTGGAGCGACCAGGTCGGTGGGGTCGGCAAGGTCGCGGTCAACCGCGACGTGATCCTCGAGTGGTGGGACTCCATCTCGCCGTTCGGCGACACGCTGACCGTCTCACCCCAGACCTTGCTTGACCGCGGATACCGCATCGTCAACGCCGGGTGGTACCCGAACTACTACACCACTGACATCGGACCGGTGCGCGGCAAGGCGAGCCTGCCCGGCGTGTACGCCGGCTGGCAGGTCAACGACTTCGACGGCACGCAGGTCGGCAGCTCCGTCACTTCGAAGCAGCAGGTGGCTGCGGCAAGCCCCGGCCTGCTCGGTGCGCAGATGAACATCTGGGGGCCGCTCGACGAGACGCCGGCGCAGACCGCCCGTCGGGTGGAGCCCCACCTCGCCGTACTCGCGCAGAAGGCATGGGACAGCCCGTCGCCCGCTGCGTCGTACGCCGAGTTCGCGCGTGACCTGACACGCGTCGGCCTGCCCTGA
- a CDS encoding GH92 family glycosyl hydrolase — MRRGVVAAVFAAALAVAVPASSAANVMGTAQRRPVSAASPDVPALVRMVDTRSGSLGPGFVTVAAGLPFGMVTPGPATTTPLGDDPLDYVGYAYQDPEIRGFALTHFSGAGIHIGGELPVMPTTGPVTSRNPASWASPFTHATETAQPGYYATTLLRSGVRAELTATLRTAVERFTFPAGSVANLIFDVTRHNDSNQDGGTQTGTFRITGDDRVAGSVLVPDSGGVSIYFAARFDRPFTRSGSWTAQGITAGKRSVAGRGAGGWVSFGTAASRQVQADIALSYTSAAEAARNLTAATVVNRGFDAVRAAAQRVWERRLSSISVRGGTRRQRRTFETAMYHASLMPTTFDDADGHYRGFDGRVHEVAPGHHHYTDLSLWDTYRTQTPLLTLDAPRVAHDLGLSLLADTAQNGGVIPRWVRGNRDYGIMGGDSGTPTLATLVTSGALAGEAAHAAYRDVVRQATTLPPVDPRSGLDSYLALGYVPLNVSDRGAAVTLEYAIDDASVAALARRFGDAARTAQFDRRAEYWRHLFDPADRFLRPRTGTGSWATPTFVGLANVWNPIFPQGWQEGTGWQYLWLVPQDVRGLAEAIGPARTRQRLDSFFSAALDHRVAPVVPEVQAESSVFGAIYVGNQYTPANETDLQAPWLYDWLGEPWRTTQVVHSETAVFTPGPYGLPGNDDAGTMSADYVLSAIGLYQAQPGVDAWELSAPMFDTVQIGPRLRISAPGTDGLTPYVAALRRNGHAVNRTWLTDRQLHGTLSYTMTATHGAWGTAASAAPPSLTEARSGGATR; from the coding sequence ATGCGGCGGGGTGTGGTCGCGGCGGTCTTCGCCGCGGCGCTCGCGGTCGCCGTTCCTGCCTCCAGCGCGGCCAACGTGATGGGCACGGCGCAACGCAGGCCGGTGTCCGCCGCGTCGCCCGACGTGCCAGCCCTGGTGCGGATGGTCGACACCCGGTCGGGATCCCTCGGGCCGGGCTTCGTCACGGTTGCTGCCGGCCTGCCGTTCGGCATGGTCACGCCAGGGCCCGCCACCACTACGCCGCTCGGCGACGATCCACTCGACTACGTCGGCTACGCCTACCAGGATCCGGAGATTCGCGGCTTCGCGCTCACCCACTTCTCCGGCGCGGGCATTCACATCGGCGGCGAGCTTCCCGTGATGCCGACGACCGGACCGGTCACGAGCCGCAACCCGGCGAGCTGGGCGAGCCCCTTCACGCACGCGACCGAGACGGCGCAGCCGGGCTACTACGCGACGACGTTGCTGCGATCCGGCGTGCGGGCCGAGCTGACCGCGACGCTGCGGACCGCGGTGGAGCGCTTCACGTTCCCGGCCGGCAGCGTGGCGAACCTGATCTTCGACGTGACACGGCACAACGACAGCAACCAGGACGGCGGCACCCAGACAGGCACGTTCCGGATCACTGGCGACGACCGGGTGGCCGGCAGCGTGCTGGTCCCGGACTCCGGCGGTGTCTCGATCTATTTCGCGGCCCGCTTCGACCGGCCCTTCACGCGAAGCGGCTCGTGGACGGCTCAGGGCATCACCGCAGGCAAGCGTTCCGTTGCCGGGCGCGGTGCGGGCGGTTGGGTCAGCTTCGGCACCGCCGCGTCTCGGCAGGTGCAGGCCGACATCGCGCTGAGCTACACCTCGGCGGCCGAGGCGGCGCGCAACCTCACCGCAGCCACCGTGGTGAACCGCGGTTTCGACGCGGTACGCGCTGCGGCTCAGCGCGTCTGGGAGCGACGGCTGAGCAGCATCAGCGTCCGTGGCGGGACCCGGCGGCAGCGCCGGACGTTCGAGACCGCGATGTATCACGCCTCACTCATGCCGACCACGTTCGACGACGCCGACGGCCACTATCGGGGCTTCGACGGACGCGTTCACGAGGTGGCACCCGGCCATCACCACTACACCGACCTCAGCCTGTGGGACACCTATCGGACCCAGACGCCGCTGCTCACGCTCGACGCGCCCCGCGTCGCGCATGACCTCGGGCTCTCGCTGCTCGCCGACACCGCCCAGAACGGTGGCGTGATCCCGCGGTGGGTCCGCGGCAACCGCGACTACGGGATCATGGGGGGCGACTCCGGGACGCCGACGCTGGCCACCCTCGTCACCAGCGGCGCGCTCGCCGGCGAAGCGGCGCACGCGGCTTACCGCGACGTGGTCCGCCAAGCGACGACGCTTCCGCCGGTCGATCCGCGATCCGGTCTGGACAGCTATCTCGCACTCGGCTACGTCCCGCTCAACGTCAGTGACCGCGGCGCCGCGGTCACTTTGGAGTACGCCATCGACGACGCGTCGGTCGCCGCGCTCGCCAGGCGGTTCGGCGACGCCGCTCGCACCGCCCAGTTCGACCGGCGCGCGGAGTACTGGCGACACCTGTTCGACCCGGCGGACCGCTTCCTGCGGCCGCGCACGGGGACCGGGTCGTGGGCCACGCCGACGTTCGTAGGCCTGGCGAACGTGTGGAACCCGATCTTCCCGCAGGGTTGGCAGGAAGGGACCGGCTGGCAGTACCTGTGGCTCGTGCCGCAGGACGTGCGGGGACTGGCCGAGGCGATCGGTCCGGCCCGGACCAGGCAGCGTCTCGACAGCTTCTTCTCGGCGGCGCTCGATCACCGGGTCGCGCCCGTGGTTCCCGAGGTGCAGGCCGAGTCGTCGGTTTTCGGGGCGATCTACGTCGGCAACCAGTACACCCCCGCGAACGAGACCGACCTGCAGGCGCCGTGGTTGTACGACTGGCTGGGTGAGCCGTGGCGGACTACGCAGGTCGTCCACTCCGAAACCGCCGTGTTCACCCCAGGGCCCTACGGACTTCCGGGCAACGACGACGCAGGGACGATGTCAGCCGACTACGTGCTGTCGGCAATCGGCCTGTACCAGGCCCAACCGGGCGTCGACGCGTGGGAACTGTCCGCTCCGATGTTCGACACCGTGCAGATCGGCCCGCGGTTGCGGATATCCGCGCCCGGCACGGACGGTCTCACGCCTTACGTCGCGGCGCTACGACGCAACGGCCACGCGGTCAATCGGACGTGGCTCACCGACCGGCAGCTGCACGGAACCCTGAGCTACACGATGACGGCGACGCACGGCGCGTGGGGAACAGCAGCGAGCGCCGCCCCGCCGAGCCTCACCGAAGCTCGGTCGGGCGGCGCTACCCGCTGA
- a CDS encoding SRPBCC family protein yields the protein MTDMTQTIDVDVPVTVAYNQWTQFESYPEFMDGVEEVAQKTDTLTHWKISIGGVKREFDAEITEQHPDERIAWRSVDGTAHAGVVTFHKLDDAHTRVALQIDTKPEGVVEKVGDALGLTNANAKADLKRFKQYIEQRGAATGAWRGEVPRD from the coding sequence ATGACCGATATGACGCAGACCATCGACGTCGACGTGCCCGTGACCGTCGCGTACAACCAGTGGACGCAGTTCGAGTCCTATCCGGAGTTCATGGACGGTGTCGAGGAAGTCGCGCAGAAGACCGACACCCTCACCCACTGGAAGATCTCCATCGGTGGGGTGAAGCGCGAGTTCGACGCCGAGATCACCGAACAGCACCCGGACGAGCGCATCGCCTGGCGCTCGGTCGACGGCACGGCGCATGCCGGCGTCGTCACCTTCCACAAGCTCGACGACGCCCACACCCGGGTGGCCCTGCAGATCGACACGAAGCCGGAGGGCGTGGTCGAGAAGGTCGGCGACGCGCTGGGCTTGACCAACGCGAATGCCAAGGCCGACCTGAAGCGGTTCAAGCAGTACATCGAGCAGCGCGGCGCTGCCACCGGCGCCTGGCGCGGCGAGGTCCCCCGCGACTGA
- a CDS encoding SDR family oxidoreductase produces METHELADKVAIVTGGAGGIGRATAIALAAEGAQVVIADVDAEAGNALADDLGEVAAFHRTDVSDIDQVQAAVDFAVARFGGLHIMFNNAGVGSALKRLLDDDFEDYDRIVGINLFGVIAGTQRAARHMKDHGGGVIINNASIAAINAGAGMIAYRASKAAIVHATKCMAIDLAPYRIRVNCLTPAHIRTGITTYDMGPVLEYMQPYPREAQPEDVANAVVFLAGDRAAQITGVVLPVDGGTTAGNSMAQTRLIMSQATKPRG; encoded by the coding sequence GTGGAAACGCACGAGCTGGCGGACAAGGTCGCGATCGTCACCGGAGGCGCGGGAGGCATCGGTCGGGCGACAGCGATCGCGCTGGCGGCGGAGGGCGCGCAGGTCGTGATCGCCGACGTCGACGCCGAGGCCGGCAACGCGTTGGCGGACGATCTCGGTGAGGTGGCGGCCTTTCACCGGACCGATGTGAGCGACATCGACCAGGTGCAGGCCGCCGTCGACTTCGCGGTCGCTCGCTTCGGCGGGCTGCACATCATGTTCAACAACGCCGGGGTCGGGAGCGCGCTGAAGCGGCTCCTCGACGACGACTTCGAGGACTACGACCGGATCGTCGGCATCAACCTGTTCGGGGTGATCGCGGGGACCCAGCGGGCGGCGCGCCACATGAAAGACCACGGCGGCGGCGTGATCATCAACAACGCGTCCATCGCCGCGATCAACGCCGGCGCCGGGATGATCGCCTACCGCGCATCGAAGGCGGCGATTGTGCATGCGACGAAGTGCATGGCGATCGATCTCGCGCCGTACCGCATCCGGGTCAACTGTCTGACCCCCGCCCACATCCGCACCGGCATCACGACCTACGACATGGGTCCGGTGCTCGAGTACATGCAGCCCTACCCGCGGGAGGCGCAGCCGGAGGACGTCGCCAACGCGGTCGTGTTCCTTGCCGGTGACCGGGCGGCGCAGATCACCGGCGTCGTCCTGCCGGTCGACGGCGGCACCACGGCCGGCAACTCGATGGCGCAGACCAGGCTGATCATGAGCCAGGCCACCAAGCCACGCGGCTAG
- a CDS encoding cytochrome P450 — protein MTTTTDFSHVNFFKDAAVQADPYPYFDWVREQGPVWQEPHFGAYMITGHAEAKEIYRDPATFPEHEAASGTYSSCNTVSGPFVKFSRAVEGDDITDVIVACRDELPFSDQIPSFDPPYHTAQRHLLMRLITPGRLRANEEFMWRYADALLDVFVDGGSCELISSFAEPFTLTVIADLEGVPEEDHESFREHLSTVSDGLQHKPLEFLYDRFAEYIEDRRGEPRGDVLTGLATATFPDGSTPDVKDAALIAANLFVGGQETTVRMIGFALRMLGERQDLQKLVRDDPALIPNFIEETLRLESPLRSQFRMTRVRTTLGGVELPAGSTVMLLPGACNRDPRTFDNPHEFDIHRSNARQHIAFGHGIHTCAGAPLARTEGRVTVERFLERTGNIAISGDRHGAPDARTYDYLPTFFLRGLQTLYLDFAPR, from the coding sequence GTGACGACCACCACCGACTTCTCGCACGTCAACTTCTTCAAGGACGCGGCAGTGCAAGCCGACCCCTACCCGTACTTCGACTGGGTGCGCGAACAGGGACCGGTGTGGCAGGAGCCGCACTTCGGCGCGTACATGATCACCGGACACGCCGAGGCCAAGGAGATCTACCGCGACCCGGCGACGTTCCCGGAGCACGAGGCCGCGTCCGGCACCTACTCCTCGTGCAACACCGTGAGCGGACCGTTCGTGAAGTTCTCCCGAGCGGTCGAGGGCGACGACATCACCGACGTGATCGTGGCCTGCCGCGACGAGCTGCCCTTCAGCGACCAGATCCCGTCGTTCGATCCGCCGTACCACACCGCGCAACGGCACCTGCTGATGCGGCTGATCACGCCCGGGCGGCTGCGCGCGAACGAAGAGTTCATGTGGCGTTACGCCGACGCGCTGCTCGATGTGTTCGTCGACGGCGGCAGCTGTGAGCTGATCTCCTCGTTCGCCGAGCCGTTCACCCTCACCGTCATCGCCGACCTCGAAGGGGTGCCGGAGGAGGACCACGAGTCGTTTCGCGAGCACCTGTCGACCGTCTCGGACGGGCTGCAGCACAAGCCGCTGGAGTTCCTCTACGACCGGTTCGCCGAGTACATCGAGGACCGCCGCGGCGAGCCGCGCGGCGACGTGCTGACCGGCCTGGCGACCGCGACCTTCCCCGACGGCTCGACGCCGGACGTCAAAGATGCGGCGCTGATCGCCGCGAACCTTTTCGTCGGCGGTCAGGAGACGACCGTGCGGATGATCGGCTTCGCGCTGCGAATGCTCGGCGAGCGCCAGGACCTGCAGAAGCTGGTACGCGACGACCCCGCGCTGATCCCCAACTTCATCGAGGAGACCCTGCGGCTCGAGAGCCCGCTGCGCAGCCAGTTCCGGATGACCCGGGTCCGCACCACGCTCGGCGGGGTGGAGCTGCCCGCCGGCAGCACGGTCATGCTGCTCCCGGGCGCGTGCAACCGGGATCCGCGGACCTTCGACAACCCGCACGAGTTCGACATCCACCGCTCCAACGCGCGCCAGCACATCGCGTTCGGGCACGGCATCCACACGTGCGCCGGCGCGCCGCTGGCCCGCACCGAAGGGCGCGTGACGGTCGAGCGTTTCCTCGAGCGCACCGGCAACATCGCGATCAGCGGCGACCGCCACGGAGCACCGGACGCGCGTACCTACGACTACCTGCCGACGTTCTTCCTTCGCGGCCTGCAGACGCTGTACCTGGACTTCGCCCCGCGCTGA
- a CDS encoding FAD-binding protein gives MSEWDVTVDFVAVGSGGGGMVAALAAADRGADVLVVEKQSLVGGSTAMSGGMAWVPNNSVMKRAGVPDSYEDGMAYFDAVVGDVGPASSHERRHAFCTAGPEMIDFLEAKGVKFVYCPGYSDYYSDAKGGSDMGRGVEPVPWDGHQLGAWSGKVQIGMAKHLGMAVMTNEARYLSHYNRSVKAFATSARVAMRTTWAKVRRQDLLTNGASFIGQALKIALASGVEVWTDAPLDDLLVENERVVGVRVLRNGTPVNVRARDGVLLSTGGFAQSREMRSEFSGDQPNTARWSMANPGDTGEAIRTAMKLGAKTDLMDEAWWLPSPRSGKFGQNTLDQARQRPRTIYVDAAGKRFVNESNSYMEVGKAMYERDKTSKAVPCWLIFDDRYRKRYAHVRSSPGRFPKDVLASGKIKRAATLRELAEMCGIDPDGLIETVESFNKYAADGKDPEFGRGESAYNKALGDPHRKVKNPCVEPIDEAPFYACDVVPGDVGTCGGMLTDEHARVIGSDDKPIPGLYATGNATATVMGRHYLGPGGSIANSMVFGYVAAKHATSREEATK, from the coding sequence ATGTCCGAGTGGGATGTGACCGTCGACTTCGTCGCGGTCGGTTCCGGCGGCGGCGGCATGGTCGCCGCATTGGCCGCGGCCGACCGTGGCGCCGACGTACTCGTCGTGGAGAAGCAGTCGCTCGTCGGCGGCTCGACCGCGATGTCCGGGGGCATGGCCTGGGTGCCCAACAACTCGGTGATGAAGCGGGCCGGGGTGCCGGACTCCTACGAGGACGGCATGGCCTACTTCGACGCGGTCGTCGGCGACGTGGGTCCGGCCTCGTCGCACGAGCGACGCCACGCGTTCTGCACGGCAGGCCCGGAGATGATCGACTTCCTGGAAGCCAAAGGCGTGAAGTTCGTCTACTGCCCGGGCTACAGCGACTACTACTCCGACGCCAAGGGCGGCAGTGACATGGGTCGCGGCGTCGAGCCCGTGCCGTGGGACGGCCATCAGCTCGGGGCCTGGTCGGGCAAGGTGCAGATCGGGATGGCCAAGCACCTCGGCATGGCGGTGATGACCAACGAGGCCCGCTACCTGTCGCACTACAACCGCAGCGTCAAGGCGTTCGCCACCTCCGCCCGGGTCGCCATGCGCACGACGTGGGCGAAGGTGCGCCGCCAGGATCTCCTCACCAACGGCGCCTCCTTCATCGGGCAGGCGCTCAAGATCGCGCTCGCCAGCGGCGTCGAAGTGTGGACGGACGCACCCCTCGACGACCTTCTCGTCGAAAACGAGCGGGTGGTCGGCGTGCGAGTGCTTCGCAACGGCACTCCGGTCAACGTCCGCGCCCGCGACGGCGTGTTGCTCTCGACGGGGGGCTTCGCACAGAGCCGCGAGATGCGCAGCGAGTTCAGCGGGGACCAACCCAACACGGCCCGCTGGTCGATGGCCAACCCGGGCGACACGGGCGAGGCGATCCGCACCGCAATGAAGCTCGGCGCAAAGACCGACCTCATGGACGAGGCGTGGTGGCTGCCGTCGCCGCGATCGGGCAAGTTCGGCCAGAACACCCTCGACCAGGCCCGCCAGCGGCCGCGCACCATCTACGTCGACGCGGCCGGCAAGCGGTTCGTCAACGAGTCGAACTCCTACATGGAGGTCGGCAAGGCGATGTACGAGAGGGACAAGACCAGCAAGGCGGTGCCGTGCTGGCTGATCTTCGACGACCGCTACCGCAAGCGTTACGCGCACGTGCGGTCCTCCCCCGGCCGCTTCCCCAAGGACGTCCTCGCCAGCGGCAAGATCAAGCGGGCGGCGACGTTGCGCGAGCTCGCCGAGATGTGCGGCATCGATCCGGACGGGCTGATCGAGACCGTCGAGTCGTTCAACAAGTACGCCGCGGACGGCAAGGACCCTGAGTTCGGCCGCGGCGAGTCGGCGTACAACAAGGCGCTCGGCGATCCGCACCGCAAGGTGAAAAACCCGTGCGTCGAGCCGATCGACGAGGCGCCGTTCTATGCCTGTGACGTCGTGCCTGGAGACGTCGGGACTTGTGGCGGCATGCTCACCGACGAGCACGCTCGGGTCATCGGCAGCGACGACAAGCCGATCCCCGGTCTCTACGCGACGGGCAACGCGACGGCCACGGTGATGGGACGGCACTATCTCGGCCCCGGCGGCAGCATCGCCAACAGCATGGTTTTCGGATACGTCGCGGCGAAGCACGCCACGTCGCGGGAAGAGGCAACGAAGTGA
- a CDS encoding amidohydrolase family protein, with protein sequence MAAGSPALTYPREGLGAPKDRHPGPVQDFGLPAGTEVFSADNHISLSEDIFFERAPEGMKDRVPRVMNVDGGWVVGLDGKSVLVKEFIDVLQQYDPVPGSHAGDIDARLAALESEGVHSELAFPNSILALFGWPDREVRETCFRIYNEYIAEVQERSGNRIYGVGLINWWDADGARRTLTELKALGLKTFLMPLVPGKDEDKKPIDYCAASMDGVWEAIEESGIPVSHHIGENPPQTPIEINALQVGMFQSVAPFRDTFGKYVLGGILDRHPGLKIGYFEGGINWVPSAIQDAQHICASFRHMQDTEIKLDPQEYWDKHFYASFMLDPLGLSMVDRIGADKVMWSTDFPHNESTYGYSNESLGSVIDAVGVDRAIDIVSTNARRYLGISA encoded by the coding sequence ATGGCCGCAGGCTCGCCAGCTCTGACATATCCGCGGGAGGGACTCGGCGCCCCGAAGGACCGCCACCCCGGCCCCGTGCAGGACTTCGGGCTGCCGGCCGGCACCGAGGTGTTCTCGGCCGACAACCACATCTCGCTGTCCGAAGACATCTTCTTCGAGCGAGCGCCGGAGGGCATGAAGGACCGGGTCCCTCGCGTCATGAACGTCGACGGGGGCTGGGTCGTCGGCCTCGACGGCAAGTCGGTCCTGGTCAAGGAGTTCATCGACGTCCTTCAGCAGTACGACCCGGTGCCCGGCTCGCATGCGGGCGACATCGACGCTCGTCTGGCGGCGCTGGAGTCCGAGGGCGTGCACAGCGAGCTGGCCTTCCCGAACTCGATCCTCGCGTTGTTCGGCTGGCCCGACCGGGAGGTCCGCGAGACCTGCTTCCGGATCTACAACGAGTACATCGCGGAGGTGCAGGAGCGTTCCGGCAACCGGATCTACGGCGTCGGGCTCATCAACTGGTGGGACGCGGACGGTGCGCGTCGCACGCTGACCGAGCTGAAGGCGCTCGGCCTCAAGACCTTCCTGATGCCGCTCGTCCCGGGAAAGGACGAGGACAAGAAGCCGATCGACTACTGCGCCGCTTCGATGGACGGCGTATGGGAGGCGATCGAGGAGTCCGGCATCCCGGTGTCGCATCACATCGGCGAGAACCCGCCGCAGACACCGATCGAGATCAACGCGCTGCAGGTCGGGATGTTCCAGTCGGTCGCGCCGTTCCGCGACACCTTCGGCAAGTACGTCCTCGGGGGCATTCTCGACCGCCACCCCGGCCTCAAGATCGGCTACTTCGAAGGCGGCATCAACTGGGTGCCGTCGGCCATCCAGGACGCCCAGCACATCTGCGCGTCGTTTCGGCACATGCAGGACACCGAGATCAAGCTGGATCCGCAGGAGTACTGGGACAAGCACTTCTACGCGTCGTTCATGCTCGACCCGCTCGGCCTGTCGATGGTCGACCGCATCGGTGCCGACAAGGTGATGTGGTCGACGGACTTCCCCCACAACGAGAGCACGTACGGCTACAGCAACGAGTCGCTCGGCTCGGTGATCGACGCCGTCGGCGTCGACCGCGCGATCGACATCGTCAGCACGAACGCCCGGCGCTACCTGGGCATCTCGGCGTGA
- a CDS encoding Xaa-Pro peptidase family protein, translating to MTAGLMAAAPTRFSGPPDLARMRKDRIERVRAAMQEQGVDAVVLSGNTNVVYATGAIWPFADESRTTFERPVAVVVADDDVPHLFTPLRSDDRLRSGLPADHVHGPALLDFDEGVDLFLPKLADLVPAGAVVAFDEWTHPLRRTEMFLGPAGSPVDGGRIISRAKLRKTPDELACMREALRIMEVGIAQVQERLAPGVRQVDLTATFLQTIFEAGADANILDPIWQVMPNSVAEGPWTTTGDLALPLLSTTRELVEGDVLWVDLGMSYEGVHTDFGRTWIVGREPNDVQRAQFERWRAILDATLAVTRAGARNSDLTAAATAANGGSKPWLPHFYLGHGLGIDSAEMPFVGSDIGEDFDASYVLEAGMVLVLEPVVWEDGQCGYRSEEVVLITEDGWEPLTDYPYDPF from the coding sequence ATGACCGCCGGTCTCATGGCGGCGGCTCCGACTCGGTTCTCGGGCCCGCCCGATTTGGCGCGGATGCGCAAGGACCGCATCGAGCGGGTTCGTGCCGCGATGCAGGAGCAAGGCGTCGACGCCGTGGTGCTGTCGGGCAACACGAACGTCGTCTACGCGACCGGAGCGATCTGGCCCTTCGCCGACGAGAGCCGGACGACGTTCGAACGGCCGGTCGCGGTTGTGGTGGCCGACGACGATGTGCCGCACCTGTTCACGCCTCTTCGCAGCGACGACCGGTTGCGCTCGGGGCTGCCCGCGGACCACGTCCACGGCCCTGCGCTGCTCGACTTCGACGAGGGAGTGGATCTGTTCCTGCCGAAGCTCGCCGACCTGGTGCCGGCCGGCGCCGTGGTCGCCTTCGACGAGTGGACCCACCCGCTGCGGCGTACCGAGATGTTCCTGGGCCCTGCCGGCTCGCCCGTGGACGGCGGCCGGATCATCAGCCGCGCCAAGCTGCGCAAGACCCCCGACGAGCTCGCCTGCATGCGCGAGGCGCTGCGGATCATGGAGGTCGGCATCGCGCAGGTGCAGGAGCGCCTGGCGCCCGGGGTGCGCCAGGTGGACCTGACGGCAACGTTCCTGCAGACGATCTTCGAGGCCGGCGCCGACGCGAACATCCTCGACCCGATCTGGCAGGTGATGCCCAACAGCGTCGCCGAGGGCCCCTGGACGACCACGGGCGACCTCGCCCTGCCGCTGCTGTCGACCACGCGGGAGCTCGTCGAGGGTGACGTCCTGTGGGTCGACCTCGGCATGAGCTACGAGGGTGTCCACACCGACTTCGGCCGGACCTGGATCGTCGGACGAGAGCCCAACGACGTCCAGCGCGCCCAGTTCGAGCGGTGGCGCGCGATCCTCGACGCCACGCTGGCCGTCACCCGCGCCGGCGCGCGCAACAGCGACCTCACCGCCGCAGCCACGGCCGCGAACGGCGGCAGCAAACCGTGGCTGCCGCACTTCTACCTCGGTCACGGCCTGGGCATCGACAGCGCCGAGATGCCGTTCGTCGGCAGCGACATCGGCGAAGACTTCGACGCGTCGTACGTCCTCGAAGCCGGAATGGTGCTCGTGCTCGAGCCCGTGGTGTGGGAGGACGGCCAGTGCGGCTATCGCTCGGAAGAGGTCGTCCTGATCACCGAGGACGGCTGGGAGCCGCTCACCGACTATCCGTACGACCCGTTCTGA